A portion of the Symphalangus syndactylus isolate Jambi chromosome 13, NHGRI_mSymSyn1-v2.1_pri, whole genome shotgun sequence genome contains these proteins:
- the NANOS3 gene encoding nanos homolog 3 isoform X2 — protein sequence MGTFDLWTDYLGLAHLVRALSGKECPETRLSPQPEPVLELVSAPEPVSALEPMPAPESVPVPGPKDQKRSLESSPAPERLCSFCKHNGESRAIYQSHVLKDEAGRVLCPILRDYVCPQCGATRERAHTRRFCPLTGQGYTSVYSHTTRNSAGKKLVRPDKAKTQDTGHRRGGGGGGAGACTGFRGAGKSEPSPSCSPSMST from the exons ATGGGGACCTTTGACCTGTGGACAGATTACCTGGGTTTGGCACACCTGGTTAGGGCTCTGAGTGGGAAAGAATGTCCTGAGACCAGGCTGAGTCCCCAGCCAGAGCCAGTGCTGGAGCTGGTGTCAGCGCCGGAGCCGGTGTCAGCCCTGGAGCCGATGCCAGCACCAGAGTCGGTGCCAGTGCCAGGACCCAAGGATCAGAAGCGCAGCCTGGAGTCCTCGCCAGCTCCCGAACGCCTGTGCTCTTTCTGCAAACACAACGGCGAGTCCCGGGCCATCTACCAGTCCCACGTGCTGAAGGACGAGGCCGGCAGGGTGCTGTGTCCCATCCTGCGGGACTACGTGTGCCCCCAGTGCGGCGCCACGCGTGAGCGCGCCCACACTCGACGCTTCTGCCCACTTACTGGCCAGGGCTACACCTCCGTCTACAGCCACACCACCCGAAACTCGGCAGGCAAGAAGCTGGTCCGGCCTGACAAGGCGAAGACACAGGACACAGGCCACcgccgaggaggaggaggaggaggagcaggtgcCTGCACAG GTTTCAGAGGTGCCGGGAAGTCTGAgccttctccttcctgctctcCCTCCATGTCCACCTAG
- the NANOS3 gene encoding nanos homolog 3 isoform X3 produces the protein MGTFDLWTDYLGLAHLVRALSGKECPETRLSPQPEPVLELVSAPEPVSALEPMPAPESVPVPGPKDQKRSLESSPAPERLCSFCKHNGESRAIYQSHVLKDEAGRVLCPILRDYVCPQCGATRERAHTRRFCPLTGQGYTSVYSHTTRNSAGKKLVRPDKAKTQDTGHRRGGGGGGAGFRGAGKSEPSPSCSPSMST, from the exons ATGGGGACCTTTGACCTGTGGACAGATTACCTGGGTTTGGCACACCTGGTTAGGGCTCTGAGTGGGAAAGAATGTCCTGAGACCAGGCTGAGTCCCCAGCCAGAGCCAGTGCTGGAGCTGGTGTCAGCGCCGGAGCCGGTGTCAGCCCTGGAGCCGATGCCAGCACCAGAGTCGGTGCCAGTGCCAGGACCCAAGGATCAGAAGCGCAGCCTGGAGTCCTCGCCAGCTCCCGAACGCCTGTGCTCTTTCTGCAAACACAACGGCGAGTCCCGGGCCATCTACCAGTCCCACGTGCTGAAGGACGAGGCCGGCAGGGTGCTGTGTCCCATCCTGCGGGACTACGTGTGCCCCCAGTGCGGCGCCACGCGTGAGCGCGCCCACACTCGACGCTTCTGCCCACTTACTGGCCAGGGCTACACCTCCGTCTACAGCCACACCACCCGAAACTCGGCAGGCAAGAAGCTGGTCCGGCCTGACAAGGCGAAGACACAGGACACAGGCCACcgccgaggaggaggaggaggaggagcag GTTTCAGAGGTGCCGGGAAGTCTGAgccttctccttcctgctctcCCTCCATGTCCACCTAG